Proteins encoded together in one Pseudanabaena sp. BC1403 window:
- a CDS encoding dihydroorotase gives MSILIRQSTIILPDRETLLGDVYVRDGKIVAIAPHIDLAALSADDQPLEIIEATGLTLMAGVIDPQVHFREPGLEHKEDLRSASHACAKGGVTSFLEMPNTRPLTITQAALDDKLSRAASKCVVNYGFFIGATGEVLPDLLNANPTCGIKIFMGSMHGDLLIDQEDLLDKIFSQGDRLIAVHAEDQARIAQRRIEFADSKDPAKHSLIQDNQAALNATKLAVKLSKKYQRRLHILHMSTGEEAEFLRQEKPAWVTAEVTPQHLLMNIGAYEKIGSLAQMNPPLRSPRDQEILWQALLDGVIDFIATDHAPHTLVEKGLAASEDIQSNQSDKSSKETVLLEPANVPSGMPGVETSMPLMLTEAMKGRCTVHQVSEWMSRNVAKGYKIANKGEIRIGWDADLVLVDLHNYKPVKNEDLLTKCGWSSFAGWELTGWAKTTIVGGQVVYANGKVNSDVRGQALQFG, from the coding sequence TTGAGTATATTAATTAGACAAAGTACGATTATTTTGCCCGATCGCGAAACGTTACTAGGTGATGTATATGTACGGGATGGCAAAATTGTGGCGATCGCACCGCATATTGATCTCGCAGCTTTAAGTGCCGATGATCAACCTTTAGAAATTATCGAAGCAACTGGTTTGACATTAATGGCAGGCGTGATTGATCCGCAAGTACATTTTCGCGAACCAGGGCTAGAGCATAAAGAGGATTTGCGATCGGCTAGTCATGCTTGCGCGAAGGGCGGAGTGACTAGCTTTTTAGAAATGCCAAATACTCGACCACTGACGATTACACAGGCAGCGCTTGATGACAAGCTTAGTCGGGCGGCTAGCAAATGCGTAGTTAATTACGGCTTTTTTATTGGGGCGACTGGCGAAGTTTTGCCAGATTTGCTCAATGCCAATCCCACCTGTGGCATCAAAATATTTATGGGATCGATGCATGGTGATTTGTTAATTGATCAAGAAGATCTGTTAGATAAGATTTTTTCGCAGGGCGATCGCCTAATTGCGGTTCATGCAGAAGATCAAGCAAGAATTGCTCAACGCCGCATCGAATTTGCCGATAGCAAAGATCCTGCTAAGCATTCACTAATTCAGGATAATCAAGCGGCGCTCAATGCTACAAAACTAGCCGTAAAGCTTTCTAAAAAATATCAGCGACGTTTGCATATATTGCATATGTCCACAGGTGAAGAGGCAGAATTTTTGCGTCAAGAAAAACCTGCATGGGTGACAGCCGAAGTGACACCGCAGCATTTGCTGATGAATATTGGCGCTTACGAGAAAATTGGCTCTCTAGCGCAAATGAATCCACCCTTGCGATCGCCCCGCGATCAAGAAATATTGTGGCAAGCTTTATTAGATGGCGTGATTGACTTTATTGCGACGGATCATGCGCCGCATACTTTAGTTGAGAAAGGACTAGCCGCCAGTGAAGATATTCAATCTAACCAATCCGACAAATCTTCTAAGGAGACTGTATTACTAGAGCCAGCCAACGTGCCATCAGGAATGCCTGGTGTGGAAACCTCGATGCCATTAATGCTTACGGAAGCAATGAAAGGACGTTGTACCGTCCATCAGGTCAGTGAATGGATGAGTAGAAATGTTGCTAAAGGTTACAAAATTGCCAACAAAGGCGAGATTCGGATTGGTTGGGATGCCGACTTAGTATTAGTCGATCTCCATAACTATAAACCTGTAAAAAATGAAGATTTGTTGACTAAATGTGGCTGGAGTTCTTTTGCTGGATGGGAACTCACGGGCTGGGCAAAGACAACGATTGTCGGTGGTCAAGTAGTGTATGCCAATGGTAAGGTCAATTCTGATGTGCGCGGTCAAGCATTGCAGTTTGGCTAG
- a CDS encoding response regulator, translating to MKKILLIEDNPNVLLNTTRMLQAEGYMVISADNGRAGLEMALQNIPSLIICDIMMPEIDGYGVIEALRNNPSTTTIPFIFLSAKSDKNDFRQGMELGSDDYLTKPFTRDELLGAINAQFKKQEVINSYYKQELANLRGNISKSLPHQLLFPAIEVMGLADILVKNYHAMQAHEVPDIGKRIRKAGRDMHEMVKKFLLYAELESTESNAEWINQIHNSKATFVDIEIASCAKKIAENYNRVSDLHIDINDASIQISDSYLSVIVKELVDNAFKFSAEGTVVDVVSNCDDKDYCLIITDHGQGIEPEQIANFGAYMKFEKKLYIQQGTGLGLSIAKRLLDLHGGRLEIESVPYELTVVKAFLPLSGRK from the coding sequence ATGAAAAAAATCCTCCTCATCGAAGATAATCCGAACGTCTTGCTAAATACAACCAGAATGCTGCAAGCCGAAGGATACATGGTGATCAGTGCCGATAATGGACGTGCTGGTTTAGAGATGGCGCTACAGAATATTCCTAGCTTGATCATCTGCGATATTATGATGCCTGAGATCGATGGCTACGGAGTTATAGAGGCTCTGCGAAATAATCCTTCGACAACGACAATCCCTTTTATATTTCTGAGCGCTAAGTCTGACAAAAATGACTTTCGGCAAGGTATGGAATTGGGATCTGATGATTATTTGACTAAACCATTTACTAGAGATGAACTATTAGGGGCAATCAATGCTCAGTTTAAGAAACAAGAAGTAATTAATAGCTATTACAAACAAGAGTTAGCTAACTTGCGTGGCAATATATCCAAGTCGCTGCCTCATCAGCTACTATTTCCTGCGATCGAAGTCATGGGATTAGCGGATATTTTGGTCAAAAATTATCATGCTATGCAAGCCCATGAAGTCCCAGATATCGGTAAGCGCATTCGTAAAGCGGGACGAGATATGCATGAGATGGTGAAAAAATTTCTGCTATATGCTGAGTTAGAGTCAACGGAGAGCAATGCAGAATGGATTAACCAAATTCATAATAGTAAGGCAACTTTTGTTGATATTGAGATTGCAAGTTGTGCAAAAAAAATCGCTGAAAATTATAATCGCGTTTCTGACTTACATATTGATATTAATGATGCCAGTATTCAAATCTCAGACTCTTACTTAAGTGTAATCGTAAAGGAACTTGTGGATAATGCGTTCAAATTTTCTGCGGAAGGAACGGTCGTAGATGTTGTTTCCAATTGTGATGATAAGGACTATTGTTTGATTATTACTGATCATGGTCAGGGGATTGAACCAGAGCAGATTGCTAATTTTGGTGCATATATGAAGTTTGAGAAAAAGCTCTATATTCAGCAGGGGACTGGGTTGGGTTTGTCGATCGCCAAGCGATTGCTCGATCTGCATGGCGGTAGGCTAGAAATTGAGAGTGTTCCCTATGAGTTAACTGTTGTCAAAGCTTTTTTACCTTTAAGTGGTCGCAAGTAA
- a CDS encoding PhzF family phenazine biosynthesis protein yields the protein MQLAIAIIDAFTNQTFLGNPAATILVDQFPEDAQMQQIAAEINLSETAFVKPLDKNSSQNHFQLRWFTPKQEVPLCGHATLAIAHYLRELSVIDTNSPIIFSTLSGDLTISFEEQLIVMDFPATFYRTCSERSQQLLAEMFGDHHYEILGQAEDYLTVLLESESAVQSFQPQYERIAELDGFGFIITAIADLDRPYNFVSRFFAPKAGIQEDPVTGSAHCSLTPYWAKRLGKSDLKAKQLSARTGELIVSDRGARVLLKGEAVTFLRGNINLKPIR from the coding sequence ATGCAACTTGCGATCGCAATTATTGATGCATTCACCAATCAAACATTTCTCGGTAATCCTGCGGCAACGATATTAGTTGACCAATTTCCCGAAGATGCCCAAATGCAGCAAATTGCTGCTGAGATCAATCTTTCAGAAACAGCCTTTGTTAAACCTTTAGATAAAAATTCCTCTCAGAACCATTTCCAATTGCGATGGTTTACGCCGAAGCAGGAAGTACCTCTCTGCGGTCATGCCACCCTTGCGATCGCGCATTATTTGCGCGAATTATCGGTGATTGACACCAATTCACCAATTATTTTTTCTACCCTAAGTGGTGACTTAACCATTAGCTTTGAAGAGCAGCTAATCGTGATGGATTTTCCTGCTACTTTTTATCGAACTTGCTCAGAGCGATCGCAACAATTATTAGCAGAGATGTTTGGCGATCACCATTATGAAATTCTGGGTCAGGCTGAAGATTATTTAACAGTTTTATTAGAGTCTGAGTCCGCAGTCCAAAGTTTTCAACCACAATATGAACGCATTGCCGAACTAGATGGTTTTGGCTTTATCATCACCGCGATCGCAGATCTTGATCGCCCCTATAACTTTGTATCGCGATTTTTTGCCCCCAAAGCAGGAATACAGGAAGATCCTGTGACTGGTTCCGCCCATTGTAGTTTGACTCCCTATTGGGCAAAGCGTCTCGGCAAAAGCGATCTCAAGGCAAAACAGCTATCGGCACGAACTGGCGAACTTATAGTTAGCGATCGCGGAGCTAGGGTTTTACTGAAAGGTGAAGCAGTGACCTTCTTGCGCGGCAATATCAATTTAAAACCGATAAGATAA